cagccccctcacgccgagactgccaactcgtacgtgggactatatattatgggtggtccgatagcggcccgatagcgggtggcctgataagcccaacaaatactcgctaggataggctcgaaatggctctgataccatattacgaaatggactttaagtctaactcaaccccataaaaccggctcatgaggttgaggtttgcacccacttatatactatgaaagactctaatctctagtcgatgtgggatctccaacaaataccatatgataaatttatttttctttcaataaaaatataattaataaaaaatttattaaatttttataaattaataataattatctaatataaAATCTTATATCATActaatttcattattattatatcacTAGTAATTGTTAaacaatattaaattttttctattttaaatttgaacccataatattttattaaagagaCAATTTTACTTTCATTGTGTCACTTTACTATTACAATACTTATGTTGACACGATCGGTTGGTAACCGAGACCGAGTGACTGACTTGTCCGGTATCAACCGGTACATTAacaatttaagaaattataCAATCAGAAttcatgaaatataaaataagtaattaaaagTACATAATTCATcggtcaacaattttttttaacttttctttttaatttaacactctttttatttgattattttcttcttttttcttcataCTTTATAAATGATGTAGACTTatactatttattaaattttatctctttctaaaactaaatataattataagatAGAAATTATTAAGTACAAAGTTTGTTATGATGTATAAATGCATAAATATAAAGGATAAGGAATCAATCTCTATTTGTAAGCTTTTAGTTATAATTggttaaaatattcaaaaataagTTTGAAACTTATAATTTGGTCAGTTATAACTAAATCCGTTATCATGATTGTCCTCCACATATGTTGAAAGAAGGTATATCTCCAAATATCTCAGAGTTAAGATACGAATAAAATGTTAGTATTTAGacttattatgaaaaaaatgcaATTATTCTTTTTGAAATTAAGTTTATCAATGTTGTCTTACAAAAATATGCAGTGAAGTTTGTCattaaaatcataatatataatatacaattatttaattgtaattattactttattatgaatcttataatatatttaaataaataataaaatatgaatataattataattaagttaatatataatcaacacttattgttaaataaaataagataattaagtattattttattaaaaagatataaaaatgtgtcatttattaaaataaaaaattataaatttattttaaaaaataaaaatatataagttttattaaaagattatgaaaaatattttttttaagaatataaaaGTTTGAGTTACATTTAACATGATTTATAATGAGataattagattttttaaattaaaatattcattttttaaagtaaaattgaATATGTAACTCTAAAATTAAACCTCTCCTCAACATTTCTCAAAGACTCATGTTTGTATGTTTGTGAATATCTAGAACTCAAACAATTATTTTCGTGATATGTCTAatctgaataataataatattaataaaattaataatataaatgatattaaatatatgaataatttttatattattaattatattaatattgataattatattaataagtataataataatcataacatgacaacaaaacttgaTTGGTGTAATAAAGTTTCTTTGATCATTCAAGGAACTCTCGGTgcaacttatatatatatatatatatatatatatatatatataataattgtcAATAAAACCAAAGGATATTGTATTATTGTGAATATTTATATAACTAAagttaatttttcttgtagtgattttaCAAAACACTAAGATCAAGGAAATTCTTTTGGTCTTTGTGGAGGTAGAGGTGGCATGTGCCTTCCTGTCTGTACAATCGTCGAAGGTGCTTATTTTGTTGTAAATCTCCTCTAGTTCCTCAAGTTGCACAAACATAGTGTTTCTTTGTCGTAATTCGTCTATGTTTGTTGCTAGTTTCTTGCAATGACTATTCGAGAAAGGTTCCAGCTTGAGCATTTTGACCATGTGGTGCATTACCATTTTGAGGCTTAGGTCTTAGATGTCGAGGCCCACTTTCCCAAAATGTTCCATGAATGCACATTGTAGAAGAGAAGGTTCCTTCGGAACacttatttatttctatttgagTATACTGGGTCTCTTTGTTTCATTTCCAAAAATTGATCTAATTTCTATTTGGAAATGAAAGAAAAGTGTGGGAATAAATATAAATGACAAAAAGATATTGGAACATAATTTTGGAAGAGATGATGGAAGCTGGAGTTCATTTTGGCCACGTTACTAGAAAATGAAATCCTAAAATGTCACCTTATATATCTACAAAGCGTAAGGGTATTCATATTACAAATCTGATTAGAACTGTTCAGTTTTTATCAGAATCTTGTGATTTAGTTTTTCATGTCGCAAGTGGGGCAAAACAATTCTTAATTGTTGGTACAAGAAAGAGAGCAGTTGATTCAGTATTGCGGGCTGCAATAAGAGCTCGGTGTCattatgttaataaaaaatggCTTGGTGGTATGTTAACGAATTGGTGTACTACAAAAACACGACTTCAAAACTTCAGGAACTTGAGAATGCAACAAAAGATGGGGAGATTCGATTGTTTTCCAAAAAAAGATGTCGCTATATTGAAGACAcaaagtctctctctccaaaagaGGTTAATGAAGAACTAGTTAAAATGAAAGatgaaagagaaaagagaaaatgaaaaaaatagtgTTAAGAAAAgccttctcatctcctccaaAGAGGTCAAAAAGGTGTTGCAAATTCGTGGATGAATTCTCTCCCACCCGAAGAGCATGATGAAGACCTGAGAGATAGAGCATCCCTTGACCAAGCCCAACCTTCCAGAAGGATGACCCGAAGGGTGACTCGGAGTATGACATAAGATCCAGGGCTAGGTCAGGACCAACCACTAGCCCGTGCCTTATAGCCCATCATCCCTCAAAGGATCACCAGGAGCAGAGCCCAAGTAATGGGAGCTGAGCACCAACTAGTCtctctgtttttaatttcagtagaaTATGGTTCATATAGCATAAAAGAGGGGTGTACTTATCAAATTTGGCATGTGGCATGTCCATTAGGTTAGGAAGGTTGTCCTAACTTCTAGAAGCTAGGACTAGGGGCGACACTGACCAAGGTCAACACCCTAGGCCGCCCCTCTCTTCTTCCATTCTTACCCCTCATCCATCTTGTCAACCAGGACACCCctccctataaatagggtgcatTGCCTCAGGTATTCACATATTGAATTtgttatagtaaagaaactcaCATTCTATTAGGAAGGCCATGACAATTTGatagaaattttttaaaatattgtttatctTCCGAGGGCATAAGGTCATATTAAAGTCTCTCTCTACAAAAGAGGTTAATGAAGACCAAATTAAAAtgaaagagaagagagaaaatgaaaaaaagagtgTTAAGAAAAACCTTATTATCTCATCCAAAGAGGTAAAAAAGGTGTTGCAAATTCATGAACAAATTCTCTCCCATCCGGAAAGCATGATGAAGACTCGAGAGATAGAGGTAattcaacatattttatttttaaatttttaattattatttacaaatattcttttatgtccatttttataattattattgacaattattattaaagttaaaactAAATGACAAAAAAGTTTTAACCAGTACAccaattaaattttgttgtcatattataattattattataattattagtatatttatcaatattaatataattaataatataaacattattaatattattcatatatttaatatcattcatattattacttattattattattattcaaaattaataacattattaattattataataatgttatgaatattatttatattattaatattattattgctaatattattaattttattcatattattaatataattaatactattaatattactaatactattaatattattaataatattattatttatattattatatttatgttatttatattattatcttaatattattaattttataatattaataatatgtataactATTacttatgattattattattattatttattacgaATATTAGtcatgattttataattattcatattataataatatttttaatattatgtatataattattatgataatatatggtaggtaatagagataaaataataaaataaatattaatatatggaGAGAATTGATAAGCACTAAAAGATTAGTTAAAGTGTGAAATCTCTTATTGTCAGATCTCAAATCTCccatctctttttttttttttccttttctttctttctctctctcttttctcttccGTGATTCGTCATTTTCTAATTCTAGTCACACACTGCAGTTGCTCAGGAGTTAGACTACATTTCTATctgatcagattttcaaacagagtaagttaatttttactataaaaatctcttattctttgtttttctctctaTGATTAgttgagaaaagtgtttttctaaacTTATTAAACTCATACTAAAATTTGGATAACTTACTCTAAATTCCTAAATTTTTTAGTAATGGTTTGATCTGGAATTTCATTTCTACGgatcaaattttaaaacagaataacttcatcttttaaattaaaaaaatcacattaactatttcttctcttaaaattaaaaaagtcaaatatatttttttatatctatttaCATCATATAAATACTTTAAAGTAATGACCTATATGACATTAGATAGCCACTGGACAAAATTTATGCCAGTACAGATTAGAAAGGGACTATAACTAAGCGAAAATGATTTTCCACGTTCCACTTCGTTACCTAACAAACGAATATCCTTATACTTTTCCTTCACCTAGAATTTTATATTCTGAGTTTTAGTTTAtttacataatattattaaatggaCATTCATTCTAAAAAACCCATTAaagatattattattgttaacatTTTAAGTTGAATCTGAGTAAGAATGAGTTTAAATAGTAGTATATGAAAACGAAGATCCACCTATTTATTGTTGTAAGATTTTTTATTGAAAGTGACTTCAGTGTATgacttattaattttaaattttgaatccTCCCGTTTTCTCTCAGAAAAAATTGaggattattattattattattgttatatgaatttttgtatcttatatagttttttttttcttgtctcttttttcattttcatccgTCCCTTTATGTATTGCGCACTTATTGTTTACATGTCTGATTGCAAAGCATTATTTTGCCTTCAATGTCCTTTTTGATTTTTGTGTCTCAATTTCTTCTGCTTTTGAAAAAAAGGATTGTAGACGTGTTTCTGTCTCCTTTTGATAATAGGTTGGGAAGGGAAAGTCTACTTTGCTTAGTACAATGTGACGGAACAAATTTTGAGATACCAAACAGCAATGCTAAGTTAGTATAGTCCACAGCGACGGCTCAGAATTAAAGTTCTAAACATTTCATTTATTGCAACTTTTCATGATCTTTTAAGTTTCAAAGAAACATCCCTTCATTTGCCATTCCGTCATATATGCCTAGAAGTTTCTTCCATAAGTAAGGTAAATTTCTAAGAATTGTAATGAAGAAAAgtgagtatgatgagaatcactCCTAAACTCGGAATTGTGCAAAACTTTTTACACCCTAATTAGTTATATTGTTATTGGAGAGTCAATGAGTCGATGGTTGTTTCTTAGAATATACATCTGAAATTATTTGTGTACGGAAGCATCCTTTTACGTtttgagaaaaacaaaaagcatTACACTATAGTACTccaaaaaattcttaaataaaaagtCTGTGGTATGCTTCCTTCACTCTGTCACTCTGTTTTATTAATTGGTAGAACATGTCTTGTAGcttatattttatcatttcattTAAAGTTTAACGTTGTAATAACATATTCCTAGTGATTCATTGGATTTGGTATAGATAGACTTACGTGGATGTCATGATGAGAAAGAAAAGGGTCTCACTCTCACACTTTTTTCTTGTTATTTATACTTGGTTTCTGGGACTCCTAGTGACTCTATCTAGCTTCCAAACTGCAGCATAAACCACCACCCATTCATTTCACCATGAGATCTTCTATGGGTACTTTCTCTTCCTCATTTACAAATGTTCGTTCCGCCTCATCATGGTTCGAGTTGTACGCTGCTTTCTCCACGTTCATTATGCTTCTGAGAAGCGCAATCAACGATCTCATACCCCAACAAGTTCGCTCTTTCGTACACTCGAAACTAAAGGCTTTCTTCACAAGCCGTCAAAAAAGCAACGTTGTCTCAATTCAGGTGGCTGAACTTTGGGATGGCCACACCAACCAACTCTTCCAAGCCGTTCAAGAGTATCTCCCGACAAGGATCTCCCAGTCTTACAAATCCCTCAAAGTTGGGAAACTTCCAAAGCACAAGAACATACTAATGGCAGTGGATGGAAAACAGGAGGTGGTGGATGAATTTGAAAACATCACGCTCAAATGGAAGCTGGTTGAGCAAAGCTCCCGAAAAGACTCTGATAATCGAGACCCTCTTCGTCCTCGCAAGTCAACGGGTTTCGAGAGGGAGTCGTTTTATCTAACCTTTGATGAGAAGCATCGAGATGTGGTCATGAACAAGTATCTCTTGCACGTTCTGAACGCATACCAGGAGATGCAAGCAAAGCAGAGAACCATCAAGATCCATTCCATTGGTGGTGGAAGATGTTGGCAGAAAAGTGACTTAACTCATCCAGCATCGTTCAAGTCGCTTGCATTGGATCCAGAGCAAAAGCAGGGAATCATTGATGATTTGGATAGGTTTTTGCGGAGGAAGGAACTGTACAAGAAGGTGGGGAAGCCTTGGAAACGTGGCTACCTCTTGTATGGTCCCCCAGGAACAGGAAAATCTAGCCTTATTGCTGCTATGGCCGATCACTTGAAGTTTGATGTCTATGATCTGGAACTAACCTCTGTGTTTTCTAACTCAGACCTCATGCGAACCCTGAAGGAGACATCTAACCGCTCCATCATCGTCATCGAAGACATCGACTGCAACAGAGAGGTGCATGTTCGATCAAAACCAAAAGCCTTTTCAGATTCCGATTCCGATTCCGACAACGACCACAAGCATGTACAggtttattttctaaattactACTTTCcccttttatttctttaaaactgTTTGTTTTTTTGTTCAGAAAATGACTCACTAACTATCATTGCGTAGATTAAGACAAACAGGTTTACTCTGTCGGGTCTGCTTAACTACATGGATGGGTTGTGGTCAAGTGGTGGAGAGGAGCGGATTTTAGTCTTCACAACCAATCACAGAGAAAGAATTGACCCTGCGTTGCTGCGCCCTGGTCGTATGGACATGCACATTCACTTGTCCTTCCTCACAAGCAAGGCCTTTCGAATTCTAGCTTCCAATTACTTAGACGTTGAAGGAGATCATCCACTCTTTCAACAAATTGATGATCTGTTGGAGAAAATACAAGTAACCCCTGCAGTGGTAGCAGAGCAACTAATGAGATATGAGGATCCTGACGTTTGTTTGGAAGAACTTGTTCAATTTCTCCAACAAAAGGCCAAGGAAAGCCTCCCTTTAGACTAGCCATGTTTTAGAGTCTTCTCAACTCTACCATCACTCGGATAAGATGCAGAACAAAAATTAGTGCTTTTTTGTTCTGTAGTCTTTAGATGGGTACTTATGTCTTGAATTGTTGTTTAAAATTCAATGCAAAAAAGATTTGAAGATTCTAATTAATCTATAATCTATAAGCCAACAAGACTGTAATTAAGCCAACAAGGAAGATCCAATAGCAGTTTTcgctaattttttgttatttggAGGTGGTACCGAGTAACTGACATGGTGTTTGTTTAGGTATTACAAAAGGCAAAGTTTCTTATTATCATTTTGTCTTTTTCGTTTGTTTGTATATCATTATTACTGGTTTTAAAGTATGTTGCAACGCAAAGTTTGGGCTGGTCATGCACTCCGCTTAGTGATCAAAATCATTGGGTGGAACGATGATTTTAGTCCGTTGATCCTCTTATGCTCTGTCTTTCTCGAAGATCGATGTAAAGTATGGAGGAGTGTGTCATCATCACGCAACAGGTGTTTCGTCTACAAACTTGTTGTCCACATCCATTTTTGTGGGATGGAGAATGTCTCAGGATATGAAGAGGTCTTACGGTGAAATCTGCAAAACACACTTATTGTTGTATTCTACATGAAAAAGGCATAAGCATTTATGGAAAATCTACAAAACACCATGCACATATTTGATTTCATCAACTAATGATGGATACATATTGTATGGACAGAAATACAAAATGAAAAAGCATATTACACACTTCATTTTAAACCCTCTTATTTACCTTTATGTAAGAAAAATGATAGtttgaaattatataaaacaaaacactCATGTTTTATAACCTATtttaacaatataataatatttattaatattttatattaaaataaatgtgattaaaataagaaaaatgattatttaacGATCCTTATAGTTATATATAATTCTTAATGTGATgggtttagaaataaatatacataataatagagtaagtttggaattaaatgatatgaaaaaatattaaaatgataatattagAAGTGGTAATGtagttgtttaaaaaatatgagtTGTAAACGTATTATTAtccttaaaataataatatgttgAGTTGTAAAGtaggagtattttttttttttttgagtatGACACTCCTTATAAATACAATATCACTAATTTctctatgttttttttcttaaagatTAAGAacgtatttaaaaaaaaaaatactttcacCCATAGACACATGAAAATCAACagcaaaataaattattgaataaaaagtattttaaagtACACCATTTGTCATATATTTTTGTTCAGTGAGATATTTTGTCACTGAAACGAAAGTTCActttatagattaaaaataaaaggaatgATTTGTTAACAAACGATGACACATTTTGTAAGGAAAAAATAAGTTGATTACATgctctaaaagaaaaaaaagttaccGAGAGACTTTCATCTTAAAGCATCAAAAAGTTTTACTCCTTTTTTGTGCTCCAAATGTTTTAGAATAACTAATATCTCATTCATTTATGTAGGATATAATGGACCTTAATTATATATAGTcttcattatattttaatatatttttattttacaattctTGTATTCTTCCTTTAAGCTTCATATGCATGGTTTGATCTTCCATGTTTTAttgcaaaaatattttcaaaactgTACACATAGGGTTAAATTAAAAGAACAAGTGTTACCATCGACATTATTTCATAATCAAAATATGTTGCTCAATGTTAAAATcgtaaaatatcaaatttttaaaGAACGAAAATCTACCGGCATAGGTTGAAGGGCTCATATAGTACCCCTGTGACTAGACGTACAATTGTTGATGTGTCAGTGATTTTCAGTGATTTTCTGATTACTTCAAGTATCATTCTTCAAATGTTGATGTTCGGCCGGTCGAGGGTTATCTGCAAAAGGTACTATGACGCTCAAGTAAATGTTTTGGCTTAAGAGTGTATTCTAATAAAATGGTAAAAGTATACCTTACTCTTTCACAGAGGGCTCTATTTATAGTATTGGCATATGGGCCTTGACCCTCAGGGGTCGAATATCAGTTTATGAACTGATGCATAGTAGTTCCTTGATACTAGGAACGTGTATCtttcaattaataaattattctcgcatattgatgactttttacggcaagtgcaccgcgtttgtcagaagtaataattgtccctaaggacagatatcgatcccacaaagaacagtgaattatcgagtacaatattcgctaaatttaacaacagaacaataaaaaagagtttgaagtgattatgttggcactgatcaataagaaaacaaacaaagaattagttgcttccattggaaaaattgggattaagtttcatctctctcacactcatgtattttgattagcatgttaatattaagttctttaattgaaattgatgcccgtataaaaatcatttatatcgattcctcgcatataaaatccttaagaatgttccctaactatcgatccctcgcatacttataagaacaacttagaacgaagctcagacgtttaatagcaattaacatttcaagtctattactagcactcaaatatgttaagtattgttgtttaggtccgaatcctaaaaatacctcccggtcagatttaagattctcaatttgtcacggagaattaaaagtaaaacaacaataccaataatcaatcaagaactgaatattaatatataaaatatcacctcaatacataagagtttgagcagattactcccaatcccaaagggtagaattagccacgcatacttctatcaccttccattctcccaattgggttacaattcactctatggtgttttcctctcaatctggcaccctaaggttgagcctctagccctctatttatcctagttttctagggttaggttgtttattgtgtcgcgctaatgggctaaatgataaaacataaaaaggcccaatctttctttctttttttctttcattccgggaccttctatctttatctttttggctcaaatcattcatctttaatccaaatctccaatcttccttagaaatctgcaattaacaccaaatttgggaataaaatactattattcaaataaagatcataaaaaatgtaaaaaagtataaatgcataaattagggattattttatatgtaaattagcaataaatcctcataagtgcctatattttaatatgaaatattactgaaattagacacttatcacatATTTTGGGATGTACATTGACTCATTCAACGCTATTTGTAATTTTTGCTACTTATtgtatttcttatatttttaaacttGGGTAGTCGGTCACTGGGACCGAGACTGACTCGTCCAGTACCgacggtacacttgccccctaGGCTCGAAGAAGTTAACttctgaagagtcaaagatgaCTGTTGGAGTTCCCGAGATAAGATGTGATGGCTGAACGGATTAAATATTTGGCAGAGATGTGACATTTGCTATTTAGCAAAAAAGTCGTTGTTTTGATGAACACTGTTCAATCAGATATATCTAACGGTTGATATTTCATGTCGTTTCATATGCCGAATGATGCTAACCATTGGATGGATATGGATCTAATGGCTTCGAACAAATGACACAATAACCTCTCTCCTGTTCAATTACCTATAAGTAGGGCATCATTTGAACGTAGTAGGGTTTAGGCTTTTTTCGCTGCTATAAGGTTTGTGTTGTGTGCTCCGAGTGTTGAGTCTTTCAACTTGCTTTCACTTCTTCGTACATTATTcaggttagtcatgtcttctaCCTCTGACTCCTCTAATAGTGTTGTACATATTGAGTCATTTGATGTTACCTGCACTGCATCTGGTAGTGCGAGAGATGTGAGTGGCTTGGACAGCTCTAAATCAGACGGTCCGAGTTACGAGTGGGTTGATCCATGGGTCTTGGATATCCCTACTTGCTTTTAGGATTCCAATTatttagttaaatattttttccaaaGGAGCTTTCTTAAAACCGGATTCGCCCTCAGACACGTTGATGGCCTACATTTGTGGTTATATCGAACGAGTTTGTCACAGTCAGGAAAATTCACCCCACGacttcttttttgtttataataccTTTTTTTTCTGATTTACATATTACTCTTCCCTTCGACAATTCACCATGGAGGTCCTTCGTATCCTTAATGTGGTGCCAACCCATCTACATCCCAATTCGTGGACGGCTCTTCAGGCCTTCAGAATTATTTGTGACATTTTCAAAATACTACTTAGGCCTCAATCATTTCTATTCTATTATAATTCTTGTCCGAGTACTCTAGTGAGTTGGCTATCTTTTTCGAGTCGACTGGGGAGTGTTCGGTTCGCAACATACACCACctcatataaattttttaaagaaatatatttcaagATTTTTGTGGAGTCGGATGGTCGAGATTATTTTTACGATTCTGAAGGGCAGAACAAGTTTCCTTTTCATTGGACCCCTAATCCTTCAATATTCAGTACCTAGCTGAGGTCATCGATGACCCCTCGGGATAAAGAAGTCCTTGTTGTTTTTTACCAGCTCCTAAATAAATTACCTACTCGAGAGTTGGTAGCGTTGTACAAGTCGTTAAGAGGTGGACGAAATATACTGGTATGTGGACTTATTATATACCTAATTGTATTCATTAAGTTGATGGTGtttaatttgtttgtgttttgaaGCTATCATGACTCGAGTGGACTCGACTCTTGGGAACTACATGGCCCAATTATGACGCCAAACggcaaatagaaaaataagcAGCTTCGAGACGATCGGGAAAGGAAACCCGATCGTTCTGGTTGATGTAGTGCCCCCAACCACCATCGTCCCTCCGGTGAATCGAAAAATGGGTCGTCTGGCTAAGACGGTTTAACAAAATGCAGTTGCAGGGTTATCCTCTTCACAACCTTCTATGTTGAATTCCCTCATGCAATTGGTGTTGGGGGTACAAATTGCAAAATCATCGGAGGACGAAAGCATTCTAGTGGTCGTCCCTAGCAATAACTTTATTTTGGAATTGATTGAGCTGCAGAGTTGGGAACTAGTGGTTGGCGAGACTCTTAGAGAGGAGCTAGAAAGAACCACGACTGTGGTTTACCCAAGTTAAAAATAGAGTTGGCCGAGTCTACTAGCTCTTTGAAAGCAACATTGGAGGCGATGGAAGCTTTCAAAGAAAAAATGTGCCAAGATAATGTTGCAGTTGAGAAGGCCCAACAGGCCTTG
The sequence above is a segment of the Phaseolus vulgaris cultivar G19833 chromosome 2, P. vulgaris v2.0, whole genome shotgun sequence genome. Coding sequences within it:
- the LOC137811494 gene encoding AAA-ATPase At3g50940-like, with protein sequence MRSSMGTFSSSFTNVRSASSWFELYAAFSTFIMLLRSAINDLIPQQVRSFVHSKLKAFFTSRQKSNVVSIQVAELWDGHTNQLFQAVQEYLPTRISQSYKSLKVGKLPKHKNILMAVDGKQEVVDEFENITLKWKLVEQSSRKDSDNRDPLRPRKSTGFERESFYLTFDEKHRDVVMNKYLLHVLNAYQEMQAKQRTIKIHSIGGGRCWQKSDLTHPASFKSLALDPEQKQGIIDDLDRFLRRKELYKKVGKPWKRGYLLYGPPGTGKSSLIAAMADHLKFDVYDLELTSVFSNSDLMRTLKETSNRSIIVIEDIDCNREVHVRSKPKAFSDSDSDSDNDHKHVQIKTNRFTLSGLLNYMDGLWSSGGEERILVFTTNHRERIDPALLRPGRMDMHIHLSFLTSKAFRILASNYLDVEGDHPLFQQIDDLLEKIQVTPAVVAEQLMRYEDPDVCLEELVQFLQQKAKESLPLD